The DNA segment CTTCGGGATAGTTATTCCTCGCAGGTTAAGATCTTCCGCTGGCTCGGCAAGCTACGGCAGAAAAAGTCGCCAGACCAGACCCAAAAGGTAGAGTCGCTGgcaagcttgatgcttccTATGTATCGACATGTCAATTTTTGTTAATCTAGGATATATAATGAGTATTGACGGAATGGAATTGGTGGCACGAGGCCAAAGCCATTTGAATCAGGCAGATCGTatgatggccatggtgttCTTATGATCTAATAGTTGAATAAATATTTCTTTGCAACGTCTGGTATGTCCGAGGCCATCTATCCAGGTGACCACAAGTATTAAGCTGCGTAATCTCGACTGAGACCACCACCTTTAACGAAAGGAACGGTGTTGTTCAATATATTCCATCCCTATGCTGATAATTTGTTGAATAGGTCATGCTCCTCAATTGTCTTCTGCTCTTGTATAATGCAGTCAAAGCTTATCGTCAAGTCTGCATATCTCCCACTCAGAAAGTCCACTTGCCCGGATGCGAGAAGTACACACGAATTACCTGGTAAGGATATTTCCTCGCGCAGCTTAGGACGGATGGTCTTCACTGCCACTGACGCCCAAGGTTTGGTCTCTTTGGTCTCCAAATCCGTCAGCAGTCGTGTCACAATACCCCTCGGATGGATGGCGAAAGACTGGATGCCCATTTCGTGGTTCTCTCTATGGATACAGTCGCAGAGGCGCGTAGcagccagcttcaagatctggTAGCTGGACATCCTTTCATCTGAGCGCGTCGCCGCCCGAGATGCCGTGATGATAATATGACCGGCACCTTGGGCCAGCATGATAGGTAAGACGTGGCGCGAAAAGAGGTAGACGCCCTTGAGGTTAACCTCGAGGCCCATCCACCACCGATCGGGATAGCCACTCGCGATGGGTACTAGGGGCGGGTTCATGCCAGTATTGTAGCAGAGGACATAGATGCGATTACCGGCCCAGGCAGTGGCTTCCGAGACGAAGGTGTCCAAGTCGGCGTTGCTTCGGACGTCAAGGGCGCGCAAGAACACTTGGATGTCCGGCTTGATCTCCTGGACTTTCTGTCGGctctcttccagctctgaCTCCTCCAGGGCGATCAAGATAAGCTTAGCCGCCGAGGCTTGGGCAAAGGTTATTGCAATGGCTTGTCCGATGCCTGGGATAGTCAGAGAAGGGGTTAGTTTATACTCACTTAAGTATGCGGGCTCAAGGGAGACTTCTCATACCACGGCCAGCTCCggtgatcatcatcacctttcCCTTTGCAGTTTGCTTCAAGGTAGTCGAGGCATTGATGGTAGGATACACGGATTTCATAGTGTCGGGCTGGAGATTTGTGTTTGCCATGCTGCAAAGTGTATATATACAGACGATGCTACTGTGTCTTGGTTTTTGCAGTAGCTGCAGAGAGACAACTTAGGCCGttattatattacttaaataAATTCTTTACACCGGTTTAAATACCCAGACGTAGAGGGTCCAATAGTACAGTGCTCCAGCCTATACACGGTAACTCCTGGGGCCGTGGAGATTATTCCGACCTCTCCCCAGTCCTACCCCACAAACCCCACGGGAGAGTAGATTCAAGGCATTGATGGATTAGCCCTGAGTTGTTTTCGGCTGTCCTCGCTGTTCTCCGGGCGGCTGGCGTCCGGTTGTGAGACCATTATCGGTTAGTTATACCATCGCGGCTCTAGAAATTGTAAAACGTGACTTATATTAGCGACTAGCCAGGCAGAGAGCTTAGTAAATATTATTGATCTTTAAAGTATAGAGTAAATTATTACTATACTAGAGGATATATAGAAATAttaattcttttttattCCACTTATAAATAGACAGACTTGAGATATAGGTACTTAGAATTGTTCTGACCAATTAGCTATTTAGAACCTCCTCGCCGCTACGAAAGAGAAATCCAGAGGTTTAtaatttatttatattacATGTATCAAAACTGCCATACGTATCCTACAATTAGGGAGTAATCAGCTCAGGTGCTAGTCCGCATCTCACGATACTCTTCCGCTGAATGTCTGCATACAGGGCTTCAGGCTCCAACAATACAGATCCTAGAGCATTCTCAAAGCCTTGCTGATTAGGATGCTCATTGGCTTGTAAAGGTACTTCCTGGCCTTTATCTAGATTTGATGCGAAGATTCCTGCTGCAGAGAATGGCAGAAAGTCCTCATATGTGATAGGCTCGGCTTTGAGATATCCCTGGGCAACCAAGTCTTCTAGGGATAGTGTCCCTGTGATATCAAAGCTCTCTGTACCTGTACGGTAATAAGTACAGTAAATGAGGCCTTGCTTACGTAGTTCTGCCCACGAGTCAGGATAGGCTTTAAAGGCATCACGCATGGCCTCATCCATCGCTCCAGGGCCCTGTGCACCTGAATCCTTACAGATGTTGCTTGTGGCTTTGGTCAACAGCTCATCGTAAAGCTTTCTTCCCGCAATTGTCACGGCGGCTCCTCGCTCTTCAATTTCTCCAAACCGAGCTCGATGAGTCCCTTGGATAAGAGTTCCATGGTTATCGCGGAATCTGATTTGTTCTTCCAGTGCCAGGAAGCTCGTTTGACGGAGGAGAATCGGGCATTGACGTGGAGGAGGACCCTCGATGCGATCCTTGACTTGAAGGCCTTGCTTTCGCATTTGTACTTGACTTGTCTCAATGTTTAACGTTCGAGGGGTTAAATGATTGATATGCGCAGTCTGGAATGAAGCGATGTCGGCAAGGATAGGGTGCTCCTTGGACAGCTTTCTGTATTCTTCTTGCGATGCCGATGCTTCTGGCATCCAACTGAAAGTCTTCAAAGCCTCGTGAACGAAttcctcaacttcacagATCTGCAAGTGCCAGTTTTGTCTCTCGGCATAATTGATCAACTCCAGAAGTCTGCTACTGAAGATATGGCGTCGTGATAACAACTTTAATGCAAGCTCACGAGTCTCCTCATTGACGATCAATTCAGGTCTGAGCAAAGTGGTGAAGACTCTGAAAGGGTTCTGATCCAAGGATTCTAGGTCAACTGGACGAAAGCAGGTGCCATGCATGGGTAGTCCAGCGACAGAAAGATCGTAGTAGCCCACTGCCTTCagaccaagaatggcaaagaGGCGGGCCATAGTCCGTAGCTCAGAGCAGGTACCCAGCCTGATGGCACCATGCCTCTCTAGATCAAGTCTTTGAGACAGTAGAGCATCCTTCATCGAGTCCGGGTGCTCACAAAGCACGTCCGTATTTACTGTATGGACGATTTGGACCAAATTCTCATACAATGGCACTTCATTTCGGTACATTTTTGACAATGCCAGGGTGAAAGCAGTTCGAACATCCACAGGGCTTGCAAAATCGTCACCACGATATATGGGAGATGGTTCAACCGGGATCGATATAGCATTGATGGCAGGCATTTTAGTTAtagtgaacaagaagaaaggggGATCAAAAGTAATGATAGCCAGTGCTAGAATGAATTAATTATGACAATAGCTGTGcatatattatatataatattagATGCCATATCGTCTTTCATTGTTTAAAACTTACATCGTATGGTGCTGCGGATAGTGCCGAGGGTGTACAAGTTCACAGCGTGGGTACCACTGAATTAACACATCAGCCAATCACGGCGGCTACCGAAGGCATCCCAGTGCAACAACCCACCGATTAAAGCGCTCCCTTTCGTATAAGACAATGGTTCAGGCACTGTCAAACACACCGACTTCAGCACCACAACCAAgcatccatcatgtcttctaCAACTACCACGACAACTTCCAAGGCTTCATTATCTACAAGTCAACCCAAAGATAGACTCCATCAAATTCCACAATTTCCCACCCCCGAAGCTAAAAGACGATGGCAATTGGAGCAAATGGCGGGCGCCTTTCGCATATTTGCGAGATTGGGCTTCGCTGATGGAGGGAGTGGCCATATCAGTCTTAGAGGTAGGTTTGTATAGTCCACTCTGGGCCACTAATTAGCTAAACTATAGAGCAGACCCAGTTCAGCCAGACACATTTTGGCTAAATCCTTATGGAGTCCATTTCGGCCTCTTGAAGGTGTCTGACATGGTTCATGtgaatgaagatggagaacgTATCGGTGGCGCAGATAGGCCCGTGAATACTGCCGGGTTTATCATACATGCAGCTATCCATAAACGACGGCCTGATATCAATGCTGCATGCCACTTCCACAGCCCCTATGGCCGTGCATGGTCCACCTTTGGAAAACCCATAGACATGTTAAATCAGGATAGTTGCATGTTCTATAATGACCTTGCGGTATATGCCAACTTCGGTGGTGTCGTATTTGCTAAAGAGGAGGGTATGCGGCTCGCTGACACATTGGGTCCGACCAAAAAGAACCTGATACTACAGAATCACGGTATCTTGACATCCGGCGGCACTAttgctgaagcagctgccttcttcatcgctttgGAGAGAGCTTGTCAGTCACAGCTTCTGGTTGAAGCGTCTTTGGCCGGCTCGCGGTTACAAAAGACGTTTGTGGGTGACGAAGAGGCTCAGTACACAAAGGATGGAACTGGAACCCCAGAGGTTATGTACATGCAGTTCGAGCCAGAATACCAATACATTCTGGCTAGGTCTGGGGGCGACTTTTTGCAATAGAATGCTCAATATACTTGGAGACATCCTTCATCTTTATTATAGTGAATGGTTCTATTTCCTCCGAAGCAGGATGCCTCAAAGATTTCTTAGTTGCTCCATATGCAACCGCATCACCATGCTTTAGTCACCGTGATATGGCAGCATTTCAATGGAGCAATGGAGTATTGCGTACAGTCTCCGGAGCCGTCCAAAGCTAAGTAAACAAAATCCAGCATAAATCAGCCTACGAGTCCAGCGATAGAGGTTTTCACGTATGATAGAACTGTGGAAATAGCGATTAGGGATTACTAGTTCTCATTTTCATGTGTCTCTCGCATCTGACGCTTTCCACGACAACGGGTTCCGTCTCGTCAGCCCGGAGTAGAACCACATACCCATTGTATAAACGTCGTATACCGGGATTTGAATCGCATCATGAATCCGATCTGCATAAGGTGGCATGTTTGTACACTCCAAGACCACTGCGGCGACGTCAGGATGTTGAAGTACCAGCGATTTGGCCTCGGCAACGAGTTCTCTCTCAAGCCGATCGGCGTCATAGTTCGCTCCACGCGCGCAAATGTCCCTTAGATGGCTGTCATCCGAGAGTCCCCATACACGGACACGGCTAGGATCAAtgcccagctccagcaagtGAGCGCTTCCCAATCTCGCACTGTCATAGGTCAACACCCCGATAGGTCTATTAATAGGAGAAATGGCCAGGAGGCTGGGAACCTGAACGAGGGCAGACGTAGCTACAGGTATGGGGGACAGGGCTGCTAATCTGACATGTTCAGCGGGTGGTGGACTAACAAGACCAGGCTGGAAATCGGGTTACCTGGTTTGGGCAGCGGCCAAGAAGCCGCAGCTGGTAATGATGCCGACAGCCCCTCTCTCTGCGAGTCTTATCGCGGCTTGCACAAAACGATCAATAAAAGCATCTTCGTAGTTGCCATTGGTGACaatttgagcttctgaagtgCCTATCACCTTTTCGCGGATGAGGGGAAAGGGCCATGTACTCTGATTGAAGGGATCGCCTGGGGGACGGTAAATGTCAACTTCCACAGCGAGAAAGCCCAACGGCGGGTCTGAAAGTGTATACTCTCGGGCCATGATCGCTTCTTGGAATCTTTTTTGATCAGTGAGGCTCAGATATTTCATCCTTACTTACAGAGTACACTTGGTTATTTCATCTGGAAAGTCATCGCCTGGGTCGGGTTGGCTTAGTGGTGCGGGGCTTCGTTCTTCACCAATCACGGGGCTTACCGGCGGGTTCGCGCTGCCTTCGGAGGTTTCCTTGTCAATCATTACTGCTTTAGGAGTCACGAATGGACCAAACTTCTAAGATGGCCCGTCTCGCTTCATATAGTTAGTTGGTCAAATCGCGATACCGTGGCCGTCGCACCGCTCTTCTACATTCAGTCCGTactctcatccatcatgtccCCAAGCCGCACTTCCCAGAGACCCCACGTTGTTAGCCTGGGAGCGCCTAAATTCGCCGGTGCTGATTACCTTGAAGCCTTTGGCCGGGACCATGACTTTGACGTGCTTGACGCCAATGATCGCGCCGAGACTCAGCGGCTGCTGCCAGAGTTGATCAAAGAAAAGGGCCCTGTCGATGCTTTTGTCATTCGAATGGGCACGCCGCCTTTTGAGCCATTCGATGAGGGTCTTCTGAAGTCGTTGGCTCCCGACTGCCGCATCATCACGTCTGCATCTGCTGGATACAatgagtttgatgttgaTTGGAtgtccaagaacaacattcTTTTCTGCAATTCAGTCGATGCTGTTGCAGAGGCGACAGCAGACATGGCCATATTTCTCATCCTGGCAGTTCTGAGAAACACTTCCAAGGCTGAGCGCACTGCAAGGGCAGGCAAGTGGCGAGGAGAGCCTGGCTCGCTCATTCCAGCTCATGATCCCACCAACATAACGCTTGGTATCGTCGGTATGGGATCCATCGGAAAGGTACGCATAATCATCCTACCTTCTGGCTTTTGGCACTCGTTAGCTAACTGAGGATTAAAGTATCTCGCCAAAAAGGCCACAGTTTTCAACATGAAGATCAAATACTATAACCGTCGCCAACTATCTCACGAGCTGGAACAAGAGTACGATGCAACATACTGCTCTTCCCTCCACGAACTCCTATCTCAGTCTGATATCGTGTCCATCAACTGCCCATTGAATGAAAAGACCACTGGCTTGATAGGTCCCGCAGAATTTGATGCCATGAAGGATGGAAGCTTTTTTATTAACACAGCTCGAGGAGCTATTGTCAATGAGGCCGCTCTCAAGATGGCATTGAAATCGGGCAAGATTGCAAGAgctggtcttgatgttctggtGAATGAGCCAACCGTTGATTCCTGGTTTTTGGACCAGGATAACGTCATTATTCAACCTCACCTCGGCGGTTTGACGGATGTTGCGTTTCAGAAGGCCGAGAGGGAATGTTTTGAGAACATCAGAGCGTTTTTCAAGAATGGCATAGCTAACAGCCCTGTGAATGCGAACCATTTGAGAGCTGGCCTGTGATTGAGCGGAATATACGAGAATTAGATCGATATTGGTTGCCCTCGTTCAGTCAGTACTCAGTAATAGAAATTGGTCAGGGCGAGAACTAACGTCATTTGTGCACCTCGTTTATGATTACCCAAATAGTTCTTGCTGGGATCGATTATAAAACAGTAGATAAAGTCATAACgagaagatctggaagcaTTGGTTTAAAACATTCTCATTGGCTGTATTCATTATTAGGATTCTGCTAAGCGCTGTCACGTAGCATAAGCCTTAGAAGAATGCAGTAGAGTACCACACAGGTATGGCTCTGGTTTGGCCCATACATTTATGCATCTAAAACTGCAAAGAATCCGGCAATCAATTAAAATAATCCATGCTACACCTTATTCATAGTTCCATACATCCAACTCGGCAATCCCATTGTCCAGTTTACGACTAGAAATTTGTGTACTATCTGTATGAAGTTGGAACCATGACACCCTGATGAATCTTAAGAATCAGTCTGCTTGCTTGTTCTCGCGATTTGCTCGTACTTTGAATCAGCGCTCTCTGGACTGCCGATTAACATTGTAAGCGCCACTGCCTTGATATTCGTGCTGATGATGTAAAACTcacttctcctcatcaacgatTGAGCCCGAAATTGTAGTGATATGGAgcgtcttggcttttgatcTAATTTGCCACCACGGACACTCGAACAAAGCGTCTATGTGCTCGAGAGGCAACCCTGCAGTCTCAGGGACAGCAATGAAGACATAGGCAAGTGCTACGAGACACCATCCTGCAAAGAAAATGAAGGCTCCCCAGTTGTGCATACTAGAGAGAATCGAAGGGGTTGCACGGTTAATACCGAAATAGAACAGCCAGTGAAAGGTTTGGCTGAGGGCCGAGCCAAACGATCGAATGCTATTAGGCCAGAGCTCTGCCCCAAAGACATATGGAAGAACGAGGAGGCCTTGATTGATGATTGTGAGCACGATAGACATCAAAAAGATCTGAACAAGGACTTACCAACAGCATAGCCGAATCCATGAATGAATATGGCTGCGATCGCGGCGGTGGAGGCACCTGGAGCGACAGAACCGTCCTGGTGACTTTTGATATAGGCTCCGAGGTAGATATCAGAAATCAACTGAATGGTAATTCCAATGAAGAGAGACTTCCGACGGCCCAGAGCATCaatgaaaaagaaggaggCGATGAGTGTGTAGAAGAATTTAGACAAGGAGTACATACTAGACAGGAATAGGTTATTGCCATGAGCGCTATTTATTCCCATCAACGAGAGAATCGGCACCAGATAGCTGGTAACAGAGTTTGCACCAGACAGTTGAGCCAAAAGGTACGAGATCAAAGATTGATGAACTCTCCGAAGGTTTCCAGGTACCATAAAGGTCTCTCTCAGGATGTCCTTCAACCCGCCCCCTGAAGCATATCGTGACTTCTCAGCTTGAATCTGGTGCTCAATGTCTGCAATTTCTCCGGCGACGCGGGGGTGGTCAGCTGGCAGACCTCTGAGAGCAACGAGGgtcttgacagcttcttccttaCGGTCAACCAGCATGAGCCATCGTGGGGACTCGCAGGCACAAAAGAAGCTtgcagcgatgatgatgccgcAGATGATGGTTGGAAGGAACCAAACCAGTTGgtattgaagatgagaggcAGGTAGGTGGAGGAAGCAAGCATATACGGTCAAGGTACTGACAGTCAAGCTTAGGAGCATAACAACGCTAAACCATACGGTCAAGAGGCCACGGATCTCAGTCGGTGCAATCTCAACAATCGACATAGGGCCTGTGACGGTCAAAGGACCGATGCCAAGTCCAGAAACGAAGCGGGCGGTATATAGAGCACCCTTGTTTCCATAAGAGAATGTTGCAATGAGCTGACCGATAATCCAGATAGCAAAGTAGAGTCGCAGTGACCAAAGGCGTCCGATTCGATCGTTGATAAAGAATGACAGGGCGGATCCGACGCCAGCTGTCAGGTAGACGAAAGATATAAAGTTGGCGACCTCGCTGGGATTCGCAGCTGAGTTAATGCCGAAAGCTTTTGAAAAGCCTGGGAGAGACGGAACGACGGAGCTAGAGCCTTGATCCCATGCTGCAACAGGTTAGAGACAGTCTTCTGATTGATGAGGGAACGAACTGATGCACAAGCCGGACATGGCATAGAGAGCCGACGACATTAGAAGTTGACGGTTGTAAATAACCTCTGGAGGCGAGTTTCGAATGCTGCGAACATGTTTGCCGAGCGAAGAATCGCTAAGATATCGTGCGAGATGCATATTGCAGGAAGTGCAATTGCTATCTTGGTTGGAGGGATAAGTTGAACGGGACTTGAGAATATGACTAAGAAGATACTTATTTATTCTTAAACTTTTATCAGGGATTCACCTCAGAATATATCATGGCGTCCGTTGCTGTAATGCTCGTTGTATAAACCAATGTGTTGAAGCTTGCTATGTCACGCGACGGACTGTCTAGACTACCCTAGATTGGTTATCTCGCTCCGACGTTGTTATCGCTGAGCTGGATTCTTCCGAGACTAGGCTCGAGAGAGATTAAAGCAAGGTATATCTTGCTCGGAATCCACCGAGTGGCTTGTCACCTGTTCCACTGACCTTATCAGTTTCGTCTGAAAGTGGACTAGTGAAGCCTCCGCAGGAGCTAGCTTGGTCTGGCAATTTAACACGGGCGACAGCCAGATAGACACGTTGGTGACAATAGAGGTCAGCATGCTTTTGCCATGGCGACCTTTCTAGAGAAAAAAGACCCTGTTGTGATCGTAGGTGCAGGCATTTTTGgtctcagctcagctctACATCTCGCCAAGAGAGGCTACAGCAATGTCATTGTATACGACAAACAAGACTACGATAAAAGTCTCTATTCTTATCAGAATGGCTCAGATGCGGCTTCGGCAGGTCAGTAGCACTCCGGCCTAGAGCTATTCGGTCCCCATGACTAACGcgttcaagatctcaacaagatcatcagaTCATCCTACGGTACTCAGATCGAGTATCAAGAGCTCTCGGTCGAGGCAATAAGCATGTGGAATCAGTGGAACGCTGACCTCGCTGGCGGAGAAGTTCCACCCGGCATGAGTTCGAGCGATAAAGTCTTCTATAACAACGGAGCCATCTCTTTCAATGAAGGCGACGAGTTACCTCCCTTCGAAAAAGCAAGTGTCGAGaacgccaagaagctgcaTTTGACGAATCAACTCTTGAcaactgctgctgaggatgtGCGCACAGCCAACGATCTCGGTTTTAATTGTGATCAATTCAAAGCCTGTACTCGGGGAAACTCCATGGCGGGCATCCTTGATACAAGCGGTGGATTTGTCGTTGCTGATAAGTCGTGTCGTCTCGCCCTCTACAAGGCTCGCAAGCATGGCGTCAAGTTCGTTTTTGGTCAAGACGCCGGAGCTTTTCAATCGTTCCTAAAGCGTGGAGGAGATGTCATTGGGATTCGcaccaaagatggcaaagaacaCCACGCCAAGCTTACCATAATGGCCTGCGGTCCGCAAACACCACTTCTTGTTCCCGAGCTCGACCATCTCTGCGAGGCGACGGCTGGTTCAGTCGTCGTCTTCAAAATCCCATTGAATTCTCCAATCTTTGGCCAGTTTTCGCCTGAGAAGTTCCCGACTTGGATGTACAACATGAGACACGGGGCTCGGGGAGGTCTGTATGGATTTCCTGTCGATGCAGAAGGCCACCTCAAGATCGGCTACAGAGGGACGAAATACACGAACCCACGAATGCAGCCAGACGGCAAGGAGAGGAGCGTGTCTGTGACGCGCTGGTCCGAGGGGGACAAGGTGACGCAAATTCCCAGGCAAGCCATGGATACCATTGGGTCTTTTGTTGCCCGCCACATGCCTGAGGTCCTCAAGGAGGCTAACGACGTTGCTTTTACAAGGCTCTGTTGGTATACAGATACATTTGATAATCACTTTGTGATAGATCGTGTGCCGGGACAACAAGGTTTGATGGTAGTTACCGGTGGGAGCGGTCATGCTTTTAAATTCCTGCCCAACATCGGGAATTGGGTCGTGGATATCATTGAAGGAGTAGGACTGGACCGGCCAGCTGTTCGCGCGTGGCGGTTCCGTAGCCCTGCCTCCGTAGAGCACGTGAATATGCTTATGGAAGGTTCGAAAAGCCACAGGGCATTGAAGAATGTGGTTCTCACAGACTCGATTACTGGCAGAACTTCAGCGAGAAGATCACGACTGTAGGATAACCTATAACTACCTATGCTTCGTTGTTACTCATCCCCTGCAGCAACTCTTGAACGAACCATTCCGAATCAACTGGTATGTCATCGGCTCCAATCTCCAAGGCCCAATCTCCGACGGCCTGAGGTTCAATTGAATGATTCCGATCCGATGCATGTGACGCTCCAGTCGCGTCTTGTGACAGACTGCCATCTCCACAAACGAGGCTAATGGTTCTCTCTGACAAAACCTCAAAGATATCTCGATAAGGCACAGCTTTGCTCCACCGCTCTGCGATGATGACTAACGCAGTATTGCAAGCCATGCatgtgttgatgatatccatTCTTTTGGTCGCTTGTCGCACCTTGGCGGACTTCCAGATGCAATATAGATACGTGAGTCCTCCGAGAAAGAGAATATGGAGAGACCCCCATGTAAACTGCAATGATTGGTACTGGAAGAGCCTGCGGTAGAGAAGACATAGCTCTTTAGCTTTCTGCATGCAGCATTCCAACGCTTCCTCAAcagaatcttcttctccaggtAGAGCCTTATGAGTGATCCAATGCCTGTACAATATAAGTATTGAATGATCATAAGCCAGCCGGAACCATTCACGCGATGCGAAGACAGATAGTGGATCCAGGCCTGCCGTGTCTGGTGCATAAGGGATCTCAGAGTGCCATGCTTCTAGCTCTGCTCTTAGTTGATCCATGAGCGGCTTCTTGGCTACTTCCTGGTTGACGGGCGACTGGGTCATCGCTGGGTATATAGTGTTCCCTATTTTGGACCAAAGACGACGTAGCTTTATGACATGGATGGCGCCCGTCATGTTCGTAGGCGGCTCGTCGGGAGAGACGCGTGGATTTTGTGACAAACCCAGCGCATTaatcttgtcatcatcgatatcCAGGGGAAACTGTTCAAGGGGGTTAGTAAGTCCGCTGGTGAGCAGCCACGAGATATGCTCACCTCCGCATCAATACAGTCATCGGGTATACCAACGGGGCGACCAAGGATAAAGGAAGCCACACGGTCGATATCGTAGGCGACCCAAAAACATCTCTTGGACATTTCAGCGATTAAAGGGTTAGCATTTCGCCGAAACCTGGAGGCGCTTCGATGATAGCCAAGTTGTATACAATATCTTATGGCAAGGCCAGACGATTTCCTAAGGACAGTCAGACAAAGCGTTTGCTCGAAAGGTGTTCCAACCTAACCATAGACTTCCTCCCGCCGGAGACCTTATAGAGTACACAGCGCACGACAGGAGACTTTGTATGGACTCAATGctgtcaagttcaagaatgATGGGCTGGTGTTTCAAGGCCATTTTGTAGTAAGACTCAGCTGTGTCATAATGAGCTGGGCCCAAAGCCAGGGACGCTGTTGCGTAGACCTAGAACGCCGTCAGATATAGAGACTATGTTGGACAGCGTACTTACCATCCACACAAAGAACTGCGCCATATCTCCAGCTGCAGAAAGGTTCCCCGAGAGGTCTGCTTTGAAGCACTGCTCTTCCCAGAAGCGAAAGGTTGGCTCATGAAGAAAGGGATACTGCGCGTGAATGTTTCCAAAATACGCTTGTGACAGAGAAGTACCCAGAGGCGGGGACGGGAAACTAACAGCAAACGGCTGAGGACAATTCCAATCTAGGAAGCCGCCATGCTCGAACCGAATAGTACTCGCCTGCGATCTTTTTGGAAGATCTATGGCTGTACTGATAATACGTGAGAAGGAGACGGCTGAGGATGGACCGAAATAATGAGGCTCTTTGCTAGCAGTAGTCAGGCATAGTAAAGCAACGTCAGTCGATAGTTGATCCCTTGCGTCTTCTGCCTCCGCCGACACATCTTTTTGACCATTGCCTACAGACTCAGACTCTGGTGGGCCCACGAATGGTGTCGCTGCCGAAGGAGAGAAGCTAGAGGAATCCTTCTCGAGGCCCATAAGATGATCGAGAGCGACATCAGGTCTCGCCTGCTGCAACA comes from the Fusarium verticillioides 7600 chromosome 11, whole genome shotgun sequence genome and includes:
- a CDS encoding L-fuculose-phosphate aldolase, with translation MSSTTTTTTSKASLSTSQPKDRLHQIPQFPTPEAKRRWQLEQMAGAFRIFARLGFADGGSGHISLRDPVQPDTFWLNPYGVHFGLLKVSDMVHVNEDGERIGGADRPVNTAGFIIHAAIHKRRPDINAACHFHSPYGRAWSTFGKPIDMLNQDSCMFYNDLAVYANFGGVVFAKEEGMRLADTLGPTKKNLILQNHGILTSGGTIAEAAAFFIALERACQSQLLVEASLAGSRLQKTFVGDEEAQYTKDGTGTPEVMYMQFEPEYQYILARSGGDFLQ